In the genome of Deinococcus planocerae, the window CAGGTCCCGGATCTTCCCGAAAAAGGTCTGGAGCCCGATCCGGTCGGCCAGCCGCACCGTCACGAGGTTGAGCGAGCGGTCGAGCGCCTCCCGGATCGTCATATTGCGGAAGGTCGTCGCGCCCTCGAAGTTCTGGGGCTTGTACACGCCGTCCTTGCACCCGATGGCGCAGGGGAAGGTGACGGGCTTGTCCTCCTCGCGGTGGGTCTGGTCGAGCCCCGTCGAGAGTGCCGTCGTGTACAGCAGCGGCTTGATCGTGGAGCCGATCTGCCGCTGGCCCTGCGCCGCGTTGTTCCAGTCGGGAAGCGGCTGCCCCGGCACGATGCGCTGCCCGATCATCCCGAGTACCTCGCCCGTGTAGGGGTCGAGGATCGTGGCGCCCAGCGTCGCGCCCGGCGGGAAACCCCGGTACGACAGCGACGTCGCCTCGCGGCTGGCCGTCTCCACCGCGTCCTGAAGCTTGGGGTCGAGGGTCGTGTACACCCGCAGCCCGCCCGAGCCGTACACCTTGTCGCGCCCGAAGCGGCGAACGAGTTCCTGCTCGACCTGACTCACGAAGTGCTGCGCGCGGGTGCTCGTCACCGCCTTGAGTTCCTTGGCCGAGCGGTCGACCAGCTTGGCGCCCTTGAGGGTCCCGTCGGCGGCGTAGGCGACCTTCCAGCCGCGCGGCTGCAACTTCTCGCGCCACGCCGCGTCCGCCTGGGCGCGGGTCACCCAGCCGTCCTCCACCATGCGGTTGAGGAGCACCTTCATCAGGGGCCGCACCGCCGCGTAGTCGAAGTAGCGGTTGGCGGTCGGCACCAGGATCGTGAGGTAGGCGCTCTCCGCCAGGCTGAGCTGCTTGGGCGTCTTGCGGAAGTACGCCTGCGCCGCCGAATAGATGCCGTAGAGCTCGACCGGCCCGCCGTCTCCCCAGTAGATCGCGTTGAGGTAGTTCTGGAGGATTTCCTCCTTGGTGAAGGCCCGCTCGACCTGCACCGAGAGCATCCACTCCTTGACCTTGCGGTCGGGGGTGCGCGCCTGCTTGTACTCGTCGAAGAGCAGGGTGTTCTTGATGAGCTGGTTGGTCAGCGTCGAGCCGCCCTGCACGTCCTCGCCCTGCGCGACCCGCTGGAACTGCCGCCCGATGCCGTAGGGGTCCAGGCCGTAGTGCTCGAAGAACCTGCGGTCCTCGTTGGCGATCAGGGCCGCCGTCATGAAGGGGCTGATCTCGTCGAGGCGGACGAGGGTGCGGCTGACCGCCTGCTCGCCGATTTTGGGGACGAGGGTGCCCAGCGGCGTGCCGTCGCGGGCGTAGACGCGCGTCTCGGCCCCGAAGGTGAAGGTGTCGAGGGTGCGGTAGTCGGGCAGCTCGCGCGCCCACTTCGTCGCGTAGGTGGCGCCGACGCCCGCCGCCGCGACGCCGCCCGCGAGGAGCAGGGAGGTGGTGAGTTTGACAAATCTCAGGAACACGTGACTTCTCCTAGGGCGTGCCCGTTTCGCGCGGGCGCCGGGCCTCGATCAGGTGCGAAAGCCTCCCGCGCAGGTTCTTGCCGCTCAGGGGCTTGTACACGAGGTCGTCCGCGCCGACGAGCTTGGCCTGGTCGCGGGTGTGGTCGTCGTCGAGGGCCGTCATCAGCAGCACGGGCGTGCCCCGCAGCCGCTTGACCCGCTTGACGCGCGAGCAGATCTCGAAGCCGTCCATCATGGGCATGTCCACGTCGAGCAGCAGCGCGTCGGGCGTGTGGGTCTGGAGGTACTCCAGCGCCGCCCGCCCGTCGGCCACCGCCGTGATGGTGTGCCCGTCCGCCGACAAGATCACCTCCAGCATGGTGCGGATGGCCGCGTCGTCGTCCGCGACGAGGATGGTATACGCCATACCCTCCATGATAGGGCAGCGTGGGGTGAGAGCGTCTGTGCCGCCGTGCAGGAAGGGCAGGCAAGGGAAGACCCCCACGCGGGGTGGGGGCCGGGGAAGGATGGCTACGAAGTTACGGAGAGGAGAAGGCCACCACAACGCCCTGCCTGGTGGGTGTCTGCAAGGAGGAAACACCCGTGTTGTCAGTAGCGACGGCCAGAATGTTATAGAGGCCGGTAGTCGGGGTGTTCTGCCACACGACGGTGTAGGGCGCGCTCGTGGCCTCGCCGATCTTCTGGACTGGAGTGCCGCCACCGAAGGGGAAGGCGAAGAACTCGACCCGCGCGATGCCCTCCGGGTCCGAAGCCTCTGCCGCCAATGTTAGCGGCTGACCGGCAGGAACTGGGGTGACGGAAGAGGAGGAGGACGGCTGGGTCAAGCTCACCTTGGGTGCGGTGTCCCCTGCCTGTGACTTGCGGTAGATCTCGATGGCCGAGAAGTTGGCGGTCGCCGTGCCTGTGCTGGCGACGTTCAGTGTGCCGTCACTCACGCTGATGTTGATGGGTCCCAGCCGCTTCCACTGGCCCGCCTCACCGGGCTCGAAGCGTGCCACGTCCTGACCCTCCATCTGGATGCCGTAGTCGGTCGCGTCCTCGGCACGTACCCAGAGGTAAACCGCATAGGAGGCTTCGGGCAGCGGCACGTTCACTTCCAGACCACCCTGCCGCGAGAGGGCGCTGCGGACCAGGGCGTCGCGGGCGGGCTCGGGGGTGGGCGAGAGGGGCGCGCTGGCAGGCAGGACGGTCGGGGTGCCGTTCGTCGTGATCCCCCTCTTGTCGCCCGCCGAGAAGTTCGGGCCGAGGAACAACCCCTCGTAGCTCTGGATTTGAACGTCCGGTCCGCCGAAGTTGATCGCAGGCGACGCCAGAATGGTGGAGTTGCCGGAGTAAAAGATAGCCAGACGCGAATCGGAGGCGGTGACGGACCCTTGATCGTCAATGGCCCGAGCCGTGAATCTCGTGGAGGAAGTGGTGTCGACATCGCTGCTGCGTGCAAACACGAGGCTGTAGGGTGCAGTCGTGTCCTCGCCGATTTTGGTGTTGTCGGCATAAAATTCAACTCTTACTATCTTGCCGTCTGAATCAGAAGCGTCGGCGTTCAAAATAATGTTGTTGTCGTCCTCAAATTCTTCGAGACCGGAAGTGTCAGACTCGAATGCGGGCAGAACCCCATTCTCGACACTCAGGGTGACGGTCGGCGCCTGATTGACGGGCGGAGGTGGAGGTGGCGTCGTCCCGACGGGTTCGATGACAAGGTAATCGACGATGGCGTTGCGGTCCTTGCCCCGACCCTCGTACAGATCGTTGATGAACGACAGGTTGAACACCTGCCCTGGCTTCAGATCGAACTCCCCGAACTTCCGGTTGACATACGTCGCCGAATCCAACGTCGCCACCGCCAGCCGTCGCTGGGCCGCGTCGTTGAGGTCCACGGTCGGCCAACCCTTGTAGTTCTCACCCTTCCCGCGGACCGAGACGGTGTACCGTCCGGCTTTGACGCTGCCCGGGACGACGAAACGCACGTTGTCGTTGGTGCCCAGCAGAATGACGGCCTTGCCGCCGGAGGCATTGGGATCGTTGATGATCCGGCCACCGTTGCGGGGATCGGCGACGGTCTGCGGGGTGGTGAAGGCCTGGATCGTGCCGGCCTCGGCCTCGAACTGCAAGTCGTTGGAGGCCGTCGGCGTGGAGGCCTGTTGACTGCACGCCGCCAGCGTCAGGCTGAGCAGCACCAGCCCGGCGTGGCGGCGCATCCGAAGTCCAGAACGTTCTCTTCCGTGGGTCATCTTCTTCCCCTTTCGCGCTCCACAAGTCGAGCAGGGCGAGTGGTCTCCCTCATGGACTCATCTATCGTGGAACTGGACTCACCTTACACTAAGAGAGAAGAACTTCACAGAAACGGGGCTTCATGAAAGCCGCGGTCAGCTTCCCGGACTCACAGGACGAACCCCCACGCGGGGTGGGGGCCATGTGGGGAGCGAAGGGCTGCACGGGGACGCCGGGCGGTGCTACGGGGCTTGGATGATCACCCTCGTCTCTGCCGTGGAGGAGAGGCCGCCGCTGTCGGTGGCCCGCGCGATCAGCGAGTAGTACCCGGCGGGGGCGTTCTCCCACGCGAACTCGAAGGGGGCGCCCGTGTCCGCTCCCAGGCGCAGGGCGCGGCTCGACGGGGAAGGACCCTTGGCGTAGAACTCGACCCGCTCGACGGCCCCGTTCGGGGAGGAGGCCGTGACCGTCAGCGGGAGGGCGGCGCCGGGATAGGGGGCGTATTCGGGCACGGGGTCGAAGGCGACGCTCGGCGCGGTCTCTCCAGGCTGCCTGACCCGCCAGACCTCGAGGGCCGAGAAGCTCGCGGGGGCGCTGCCGGTGCTCGCGATATTCAGCACGCCGTCTCCCACCGTGACGGGGAAGGGCCCGAGCTTGCTCCAGAAGCCCGCCTCCGGGGGCGCGAAACGCGCGACGCTGCGGCCCTCCATCTGGAGGTCGTAGGGGGTCGTGTCCTCGGCGCGCACCCACAGGTAGACCTCGTAGGGGGCGTTCGGCACGGAAACGCCCACCTCCAACCCGCCCGCGCGCGACACGGCACTCCGGACGATCTCCTCGCGCTCCGGGCTCAGGACCGGAGGCACCAGCGGGGCACTCGCCGTCCGGACGGTGCCGTTGGTGGTCCAGCCCCCCGCGTCTCCCGCGTCGAAGAACACGCCGTTGAGGCAGAAGGGACAGCGGAACTTGTTCACCGCCGCCCGCGGGCCCCCGAAGTTGATCGCGCGCAGGGGCAGCGGGCTCGCCGGGTCGTCGGCCCGCGAGCGGGAGGTGACCGTGACGGGCGCGGAGGTCCCCACGGCCCCCCGGTCGTCGGTGACCCGCGCCGAGTAGGAGACCGGGGTGGGCCCGGTGAGGGGCTGGTCGCGCTCCTCGCTGTGCACGAGGCGGTAGGGGGCGGAGGTGGCCTCGCCGATCTTGACGCCCTCACGGAAGAACTCGACCCGCGTCACCGCGCCGCCTGGGTCCGAGGCGCTGGCCTCCAGCACGACGTTGTGCTCGTCCTCGAAGGTCGAGCCGCCCCGTCCGGTCAGGTCCCCGTTGTCGGGTGGGCGCAGGGTCACCGTCGGCGCGCCGTCGGCGGGCGGGGTTCCCCCCACGGGCTCGATCAGCAGGTAATCGACGATGGCGTTGCGGTCCTGGCCCGGCCCCTCGTACAGGTCGTTGAGGTAGGACACCTGGAGCACCGCGCCGGGGATCAGGTCGAACTCCCCGAAGGGGCGCGTCGCGTAAGCGCCCGAGTCGAGGGTCGCCTCCCCCAGCCGCCGCTGCTCCGCGTCGTTGAGGTCCACGGTGGGCCAGCCCTGGTGGGCCTCGCCCCGCCCGCGCACCGAGACGGTGTAACGCCCCGCCGCCAGGGTGGACGGCACCACGAACTCCACGTTGTCGTTCGTCCCCAGCAGGGCTACGGCCTGACCCCCGCCCGCGTCAGGGTCGTTGATGATCCGCCCGCCCGAGCGGGGGTCGGCGACCGTCTGGGCTGCCTGGCGGGCCCGCACGGTGCCCGCCTCGGCCTGAAGCCGCACGCCCGCGCCCGGGTGGGCGGCCACGCCGGGAGCCGGGACCCCCGTTCGGCTACAGCCCACCAGCCCCAGGCTCAGCGCCAGCAGCA includes:
- a CDS encoding transglycosylase domain-containing protein codes for the protein MFLRFVKLTTSLLLAGGVAAAGVGATYATKWARELPDYRTLDTFTFGAETRVYARDGTPLGTLVPKIGEQAVSRTLVRLDEISPFMTAALIANEDRRFFEHYGLDPYGIGRQFQRVAQGEDVQGGSTLTNQLIKNTLLFDEYKQARTPDRKVKEWMLSVQVERAFTKEEILQNYLNAIYWGDGGPVELYGIYSAAQAYFRKTPKQLSLAESAYLTILVPTANRYFDYAAVRPLMKVLLNRMVEDGWVTRAQADAAWREKLQPRGWKVAYAADGTLKGAKLVDRSAKELKAVTSTRAQHFVSQVEQELVRRFGRDKVYGSGGLRVYTTLDPKLQDAVETASREATSLSYRGFPPGATLGATILDPYTGEVLGMIGQRIVPGQPLPDWNNAAQGQRQIGSTIKPLLYTTALSTGLDQTHREEDKPVTFPCAIGCKDGVYKPQNFEGATTFRNMTIREALDRSLNLVTVRLADRIGLQTFFGKIRDLGIPPNDGTGLAAALGAVETTPVKMAAAYAPFVNGGLYRAPRYITRVTTARGEVLYDAANEVIKAKRVWTPQVAFLGLDMIRGVVNDLSERQGGLATRAKFGEWPVAGKTGTSNGPKDFWFIGTTPLYTGAVWVGKQQGGEMPTYYYSGYVNAPIWRRMMEIAHAGKTPTAFVEPPGILYAEAPDPGYLPGVKIARVDPRFNTSTTAIERDAPPPTVYREATWQPARDSRTTVISVDRTTGRLATEFTPPDRIERRRVYLEELPAYAPDPNPQPLRDEKPDPEALKVVRTKQSTPSPKAAEPDDTTAP
- a CDS encoding response regulator, with product MEGMAYTILVADDDAAIRTMLEVILSADGHTITAVADGRAALEYLQTHTPDALLLDVDMPMMDGFEICSRVKRVKRLRGTPVLLMTALDDDHTRDQAKLVGADDLVYKPLSGKNLRGRLSHLIEARRPRETGTP
- a CDS encoding Ig-like domain-containing protein, yielding MTHGRERSGLRMRRHAGLVLLSLTLAACSQQASTPTASNDLQFEAEAGTIQAFTTPQTVADPRNGGRIINDPNASGGKAVILLGTNDNVRFVVPGSVKAGRYTVSVRGKGENYKGWPTVDLNDAAQRRLAVATLDSATYVNRKFGEFDLKPGQVFNLSFINDLYEGRGKDRNAIVDYLVIEPVGTTPPPPPPVNQAPTVTLSVENGVLPAFESDTSGLEEFEDDNNIILNADASDSDGKIVRVEFYADNTKIGEDTTAPYSLVFARSSDVDTTSSTRFTARAIDDQGSVTASDSRLAIFYSGNSTILASPAINFGGPDVQIQSYEGLFLGPNFSAGDKRGITTNGTPTVLPASAPLSPTPEPARDALVRSALSRQGGLEVNVPLPEASYAVYLWVRAEDATDYGIQMEGQDVARFEPGEAGQWKRLGPINISVSDGTLNVASTGTATANFSAIEIYRKSQAGDTAPKVSLTQPSSSSSVTPVPAGQPLTLAAEASDPEGIARVEFFAFPFGGGTPVQKIGEATSAPYTVVWQNTPTTGLYNILAVATDNTGVSSLQTPTRQGVVVAFSSP
- a CDS encoding Ig-like domain-containing protein codes for the protein MVRWADHGGLTDADAGSVDPGARRAAANGGIRMTEREGWKAGRGRAPRGRGAGVLLALSLGLVGCSRTGVPAPGVAAHPGAGVRLQAEAGTVRARQAAQTVADPRSGGRIINDPDAGGGQAVALLGTNDNVEFVVPSTLAAGRYTVSVRGRGEAHQGWPTVDLNDAEQRRLGEATLDSGAYATRPFGEFDLIPGAVLQVSYLNDLYEGPGQDRNAIVDYLLIEPVGGTPPADGAPTVTLRPPDNGDLTGRGGSTFEDEHNVVLEASASDPGGAVTRVEFFREGVKIGEATSAPYRLVHSEERDQPLTGPTPVSYSARVTDDRGAVGTSAPVTVTSRSRADDPASPLPLRAINFGGPRAAVNKFRCPFCLNGVFFDAGDAGGWTTNGTVRTASAPLVPPVLSPEREEIVRSAVSRAGGLEVGVSVPNAPYEVYLWVRAEDTTPYDLQMEGRSVARFAPPEAGFWSKLGPFPVTVGDGVLNIASTGSAPASFSALEVWRVRQPGETAPSVAFDPVPEYAPYPGAALPLTVTASSPNGAVERVEFYAKGPSPSSRALRLGADTGAPFEFAWENAPAGYYSLIARATDSGGLSSTAETRVIIQAP